The proteins below are encoded in one region of Arthrobacter sp. CJ23:
- a CDS encoding MFS transporter codes for MNTYTTVPSGEHVVQELPWRWKVQGRIFLIGGLGFMFDAWDVTLNGILIPLLSKHWSLQPADAAWIGTANLIGMALGAFAWGTIADTIGRKKAFTATLLIFSIFTVLGALAPDIVWFCVFRFMAGFGLGGCIPVDYALVGEFTPRKQRGKVLTAMDGWWPVGAALCGFVSAGLVAAFADWRLTMLVMVLPALLVFWVRRSVPESPLFLIRKGRRQEAADVIDQLVRATGAEPRAYSLPEPQDVPRLSAGSVWGQLRRVWQFNWKITAAAWALFFSILLVYYLSLTWMPRILIGAGFEEYKAFLTTAGMAAVGLLGVAVAALLVEQVGRKWILAITGPLSAVTLVIVAFVVDIPGAAVFWLLVFGFVVQVAIPVLYAYVSELYPTELRGSGFGWASTFSRVGAGLGPLVFASYFWPQLGLATSFALAGGLVLLAVLWMAFFSPETRQRELG; via the coding sequence ATGAATACGTACACAACCGTGCCCAGCGGCGAACATGTGGTGCAGGAACTGCCGTGGCGGTGGAAGGTCCAGGGCAGGATCTTCCTGATCGGCGGCCTGGGCTTCATGTTCGATGCCTGGGACGTGACGCTCAACGGGATCCTGATCCCCCTGTTGTCCAAGCACTGGTCGCTGCAGCCCGCCGACGCCGCCTGGATCGGCACGGCCAACCTGATCGGCATGGCGCTGGGCGCCTTCGCGTGGGGCACCATCGCGGACACCATCGGGCGCAAGAAGGCCTTCACGGCCACCCTCCTGATCTTCTCCATCTTCACGGTGCTCGGCGCGCTGGCCCCGGACATCGTGTGGTTCTGCGTCTTCCGCTTCATGGCCGGCTTCGGCCTGGGCGGCTGCATCCCCGTGGACTATGCCCTGGTGGGCGAATTCACCCCGCGCAAGCAGCGCGGCAAGGTGCTCACGGCCATGGACGGCTGGTGGCCGGTGGGCGCCGCCCTGTGCGGTTTCGTCTCGGCCGGGCTGGTGGCGGCGTTCGCGGACTGGCGGCTCACCATGCTGGTCATGGTGCTGCCGGCGCTGCTGGTGTTCTGGGTGCGCCGCAGCGTGCCCGAGTCCCCGCTGTTCCTCATCCGCAAAGGCCGCCGTCAGGAAGCGGCGGATGTCATAGACCAGCTGGTCCGCGCCACCGGCGCCGAACCCCGCGCCTACAGCCTGCCCGAACCCCAGGACGTGCCGCGCCTCTCCGCCGGCAGCGTCTGGGGCCAGTTGCGCCGCGTGTGGCAGTTCAACTGGAAGATCACTGCGGCGGCCTGGGCCCTGTTCTTCAGCATCCTTTTGGTCTACTACCTGTCCCTGACGTGGATGCCGAGGATCCTGATCGGCGCCGGCTTCGAGGAGTACAAGGCCTTCCTGACCACGGCGGGCATGGCGGCCGTGGGCCTGCTGGGTGTGGCGGTGGCCGCGCTGCTGGTAGAGCAAGTGGGCCGCAAATGGATCCTGGCCATCACCGGGCCGCTGTCCGCCGTCACTCTGGTGATCGTGGCGTTCGTGGTGGACATCCCGGGAGCGGCCGTGTTCTGGCTGCTCGTGTTCGGCTTCGTGGTGCAGGTGGCTATCCCGGTGCTATATGCCTACGTGTCCGAGCTCTACCCCACCGAGCTGCGCGGCTCCGGCTTCGGCTGGGCGTCCACGTTCTCGCGGGTCGGGGCTGGCCTGGGCCCGCTGGTGTTCGCCTCGTACTTCTGGCCGCAGCTGGGCCTGGCCACGTCCTTCGCCCTCGCGGGCGGACTGGTGCTGCTGGCCGTGCTGTGGATGGCGTTCTTCTCCCCGGAGACCCGCCAGCGCGAGCTCGGCTGA